The Dendropsophus ebraccatus isolate aDenEbr1 chromosome 11, aDenEbr1.pat, whole genome shotgun sequence genomic interval tggtgtatatgtgatgtatatgtggttatgtggtgtatatgtgatgtatatgtggtgtatatggggtcatgtggtgtatatgtgatgtatatgtggtcatgtggtgtatatgtggtcatgtggtgtatatgtgatgtatatgtggttatgtggtgtatatgtggtgtatatggggtcatgtatatgtggtgtatatggggtcatgtggtgtatatgtgatgtatatgtggTCATGTGGTGTATATGTGGTCATGTGGTGTATATGGGGTCATGTGGTGTATATTGGGTCATgtggtgtatatgtgatgtatatgtggtcatgtggtgtatatggggtcatgtggtgtatatgtaatgtatatgtggtcatgtggtgtatatgtggtcatgtggtgtatatgtggtcatgtggtgtatatggggtcatgtggtgtatatgtgatgtatatgtggtgtatatggggtcatgtggtgtatatgtggtgtatatgtGGTTATTACACCAGTGGTAATAGGTGCACAGCATTGTACGTGGACAGTACACACATTATTCTGTGcatcagcagagaacaaagtCTTAAAAAATCTAAAAAGTCTCCATAGTAAATCTTTACAACTTATTCTGgatgaaagggaatctgtcagctgcaattcatggaTTAAaccgctgacactgttaggtcacagaaacacacagaacctttcatatatcagtctgtgcttctaGAACATAGAGAACACTTCTCTTCCTTCGTGCAgtcaggctggtttcacacacttTTTTGGAATATTACAATTGTTTTTTGggcaaaaccaaaagtggattcaaagtaatgggtaaaataaaGGAAACCCTGATGTGTCCCCTGCCTGCccgatccactcctggctttggcagtttgggtgtatatatatatatcacatttgggtgtatattacattcaggtgtatatatattacatttgggtGTATATAGATTAcatttgggtgtatattacattcgggtgtaAATATATCAcatttgggtgtatatatatcacatttgggtgtatatatatcacatttgggtgtatatatatattacattcgggtgtatatatatatattacaattggggtgtatatatatatatattacattcgggtgtatatatatatattacattcgggtgtatatatattacattcgggtgtatatatatcacaattgggtgtatatatattacattcagaTGTATATATACCAcatttgggtatatatatatatatattacatttaggTGTGCCCACGCTCCAATTGACCATAgatcacaatgtaaagtacggccgggagctgtactttacactgtgggtATAGGCTATCTTGTACAGCCAGTGTTCACCGAACAGCGACCATACAAAATAGATccgtcaattattttgtgcggctgcagagaacaacggccatagtgtatacagggtatatatactacagtCGTTGTTCCATATACTTTAATGTAAACGATTGCTGTCAATAATcaaaggccgttgtttaataCTAAAGAACAGTGTGTGAATGTGGTCTGCTCCCTGTTCTTGAATAGTTCAGATGCACCCTGCAGGTATGAGATTTGGAGGCCTGGCTGTCAATCAGGCGGGGGAGGAGCGGATCTATATCACAGTGATACACGGGTTTGGGGAAGCCTCTTTGATTCTTTGCACCagcaaataaaagcattttctatggtATGGAAGCCCAGGCAGATATATtaaaggtactatgtgtctcctaACCCTATCTTACAGTGTCAGtgatttggaacatgaattgcagacagattctctttaaaggggcactctggtagggaaaaaaaatcaaatcaactggttatatagatttgtaatttacttctatttaaaaatctccagttttcctgtacttattagctgctgtatgcaatgcaggaagtggtgtattctttccagtctgacacagtgctctctgctgccacctctgtccatgtcaggaactttgcagagcagtagaaaatccctatagaaaacctctcctgttctgggcagttcctgacatggacagaggtggcagcagagagcactgtgtcagactggaaagaatacaccacttcctgcaggacatacagcagctgataagtacaggaagactggaaattttttgatagaagtaatttagaaatctgtatacctttctgacaccagttgatttgcttttttttttatcccagatTATCCCTTTAAATCATCCATATAATTCTGATCTTCCACCCAGTCTGATATCTGACATGGAGAGACACAGGTGGCACTTTGGGTGGTATGGTTTGTAAGGCATATGTGGGTATTATTGATTATAACTTATTGATCTAGTTAATATTGGAGTGTGCCATGTACATTACTGGATATAACTCTTATATTTTGGAGGGCACATACTGCTCTCACCTTGTCCGTCTCTCCATCCACATCATACGGGCTTATACACAAGTTGTGACTTTGTGATGTGTTAATATCCAGATCAATGtaaaatataatgtaaaaaacaaaaacaaccctGTAAATATTTTGTATGCATTCTGAGTCACTCAGTCACCCCCAAACCACCTTGAAGTTCTTTGAAGTTGTAAACCTGTTTCGTGCTGGATATAATAGACGTCGCCTTCGTTTTGCCTTTGGCTATAACAATCTCTTTCTTTCCTATGCTCTCAGATTGCGGGAGCCGTCGCGTACACCATCAAAGACAGGAAGGATACTTGGGCGTACAGGGAATGACAGACCGACCAGTCTGCTGGCCGGGGCATGAAGCGCACACTCCACAGCTCATTCAGGCCTACTGCACCTAGAACATACTGAGACCCCTTGGTCAAGAGTCCACCAGGCTGAGCATGTCTACTGCGGAGGTGGGGCCCTGGTTCACCCCCCCTATGGCGTACAGCCTGTTCTTCAGGACAATGGTAGCACAGGCACATCGGGGGTTGGGCATGGGACTTATGGTTTCCCACCTGTTCTTCAATGGATGGAAAATCTCTGCTGTTTCCAACACTGAAGGTTGATTTCCTGAATGTAGAAGAGACACAGAATTAATTTAGGATGTTTAGGACGTAACATAAATCCACAAGTCTTGCCAATGTCCTTGCATCTTTATTACGACTGCAAGTCCCGGCCTGACCAGGGGTCTTATGAAggtggccataggctgtaaccatgttttcctggacaccctagggcggcatccgacTGCTTCAGCCACCAGCATTCAAATGGCAAACAATCAGGCTAGAGTTGCATTCATCTGTAGAGGAAATCTATCAGAAACGTGGTTGGGGCTGGGACTTGTGCAGTAATACTGATACAAAAATATTGCCatattaaaggggtcttccactcaagtaaaatacatgttgaatcatacCTCCttttggagactaacaatttgttccatacttgttattatctattcagtctccttcccccagttctgagctgctgctttctgctgaagatacagaaaactgtgtgtgagcttttctctcccctccccctctcttctgagacagctcatgtaagcAGCTCCCTGGCTGGTTGTTTCtgtactctgtaatgctgggagggttaatctgaggtcaagttgctggtgaactcactattacagagtgcagagacagccggcaagggacactgtttacatgagcggtCTTGGAAAGGAGCGGgtaggagagggagacagagagaacagctttTTTGTACACACTTAAGCCCTCTCTGGGCTACGGCCTGTGGGTttagagagaacagctcacacacagtttctgtgtcttcagcagaaagcagcagctaagaactgggagaaggagacagaatgggtaatgacatgtattgaatgaattgttagtctccaggagggggaatgattcaccattttacctgagcagaatacccctttaagcttgtgtgaaactggcctaaagtgTCTGGTAGTAAGCTGCTTCCTGGCACCTCACAGTATCTTAATGTGGTCAGAATACcttgtgaggctgggttcacactacgtatatttcagtcagtattgtggtcctcatattgcaaccaaaaccaggagtggattaaaaacacagaaaggctctgttcacacaatgttgaaattgagtggatggccgccatataacagtaaataacggccattatttcaatataacagccgttgttttaaagtaacagcaaatatttgccattaaatgacggccatccactcaatttcaccattgtgtgaacagatgctttatgtgtttttaatccactcctggttttggttgcaatatgaggacaacaatactgactgaaatatacgtagtgtgaacacagccttaatccCATTGTGTTACTGTCACAGCCATCACATCCAGCCCATGTGTAATCTATGCAGACAATCGGCATTCTGCATGATGTGCCCATCCTTTAGGCCTCGGGTGGAAATATTCTGTCTATTTGTGTTAATAATAGAGTGAATGAGAGAAATATTCTGACTATTCGTGTTATGTAATAATTTAAGGTTCAATCAGAAATGGATGAGAATGTGCTTGGTATGACTTCTGTATGGGATACCGAGGATCGTAATATAAAAGGCATGTTAGTCCTTACCAAGACCTCCAGCCACTACGACTCTCCCGTGTATTGCCCCCGCGACAAAATCCGCTCTTCTTTTCCTTAGAAAGCAGGAGCGATCAGTCTTCATCCAGCCCCCTGAAAATCACAGAAGTCAGCTGCTGCCAATCTCTTAGAACCAGTGAAATATTTAATATAATCCTTgaacactacatacagtacagtatatgctcATTTCTACATAGCTGGCAATGGATGGACCCTGAAAAGTCCTAAAGGGGGGCTGTGCTCTACACATGTGCATTAGTCTGTGGTATGACGCATGCCCTGAGCCGGGGTATTGTGGCACAGCTCCCTGCTACATGGGTGTGCGGTTTATATAAAGCTGTCCTGTTAgttaacataataaacatgttatacttacctctctgcactccctctGTGTCCCAATGGGGCCCCTCCAGTGTCCACCCTGACTGCAGCTCTGCTATGtctgagacaaacttgtctctgcagtgacagcccgctcagccaatcactgactgagatgggacagtgccgtggccagtgataggctgagcaggctgttacatATCCGCTTGTTTGcggccttaggccccgttcccactgagcaaagttagcggaattccgcgacggaattgtccaccgcggaatgccgttagcctcccgctcataatgggagtctatggaaggcgcgctcctgccctgtctgcgctgaagaatgaacatgttcattcttcagcgcgtacagagcaggagcgcgccttccatagactcccattatgagcgggaggctaactgcattccgcagcggacaattccgtcgcggaattccgctacctatGCTCAGTGAGAACGGGGCCTTACACGGACCCATATTCCtcggtgtaaatggacccttactgtgCATCTACTGATAATGTTCCTGTCTGGAGAGCCTGTCAGCTCTCGTTACCTGGCTAGAAACCGGTATCCAGGAATACTCTTAGACTAGTGTAAGCAGAGAGCATTAGGGTCCTTCTACTCGGCCTGATATGGGGTCATGTATGGATGCAATTGAGTGCCGGTCAGTGAGATAGGTGATCGCTTGCATCGCCTTCACAAGGCCAGGCCACATGAAtgatcagtgtattgtttgccTGGAGGAACAGGAATCAGGGTATCCCATTCTCCAGAGGCGGGACCCCTGTTTGCACATGTATTGAAATACCTTATTAATGACCACTAGGTCTGGACTCAAGAGCATTGCTATACAATAGGTAGAAGAGATAACTGGGTTATCCCTTAAAGGCGTTgtacagcgaaaatctttttcattcaaaccaactggtgtcagaaagttatatacatttgtaatttacctctataaaaaaatctcaagttttcccatacttatcagccgctgtatgtcctacaggaaatgttttattttcagtctgacacagtgctctctgctgacatctctggccgagataggaactTTGTTTGGTTTtccatgaatccccatagaaaacctctcctgctctggacagtttctgtctcggccagagatgtcagcagagagcactgtgtcagactgaaaataaaacaatatttcctgcaggacatacagcagctaataagtatgggaaggcttgagattttataatagaagtaaattacaaatctatataactttcttttagacaccagttgatttgaaagaaaatttttttcactggagtacccctttaactagataactagttaaaataaactcaGTTTACTCCTATATAACCATATGTAATATCAGGTTTGTATCTATGTGTGTGAACTCGCCTTGTTCCATATCAAATATATCCACCGTCTTGGTAAATTTTGGCCGTCGGTATGTTCCTCCTTGTCGTAATCCTCCCAGACTGTAGAGGGAGCCTTCGCTGACCACGTATCGTGAATACGCTCTTTTGTTGGGAATATTGGGGAATTTGATCCAGGAACGGGATTCTGTGTCAAAAACCTCAAAGGCGTTCACTGCGTACTTGGACTGTCTGCCTCCTGCCGGCACAGAAACAAGTGTTACCAGGGTAAAGGTATATACCGTGTATATAATAGGACTGCACAATATGAAGCAATAGGGATCTTCAGTGCAATATGCATCCCATAAAGAACTCAGCTAATCGAAAGTCCCATGGGGTTTCCATATGACACAGGATGCTGGAAAGATGCCAGCTTCCCGGAGTAATGTATATACTCTGCATCTCTCTACCCGGTAATTTCACACCTGACATATCCAGATAGATAACAATGGGAAATCTCCGATTATTTTGTATGTAATACGTTTGCTATATAATCTAGGAACCATTAGACGGCTCACACCGGGGCCTGATGCTGAGCAGAATGCAGAACTGCAGGTTTTGGTAGGATTATGCAGATCCACAATGCTTTCTAATGCAGCTTTGATTTGGTCTATTTCCCCTGACAGCCGAGGACCCCACAGCCTGAAGCAGACGCAGATATTGTACCAGGCAACAAGCTGCACAATATCACCCCATAGTTCAGATATTTCAGTCACGAGATCTCCACTCCCcattattctctctctcttcttccaTTGTCATTGTATAACCTATTATGTCACCAAGCATGCCAGAAATGCGCCAGCTCCTTACTTTGTCTTCAGAAACTTAGGGTGCCACCTTAGACGTATCCGACATATAACAATAAAAGCATTTGTAGTATGCAATACTAATAACAGAGGTGTAACTTGTAGCTTCTGGGCACTAATACAAACTCCCCTGTCTGTGGctgtttttacggtcaggaaacactAAAAACTATTAGTGTTTTCTGGCCATAAAAacaaagaagttaaaaaaaaaaacatactcacctgctgccagCTTCTCGCTGTCTTCTGCCGCTACCTCTACTCTGGGATGCaggtagcggcctcttgtggctggaggtataatgctgcctccagccacaagagtgactgacatggttgggagccaatggctcccagtcTGGCCAATCACAACGCCATATATAAAGGAGAAGACCGGTGATTTTTTAAATTTGCAGGGAGAAATTTGATTACAAGTCCAAATTTACCTCTCACCATGCCTGCAGTGAGCAGTgggactggcctcaggaccctcGCCGAGCCCCGGAttctggggtgggacaccgctccagtcactgattggctgagcagccagtccatcagtaaGGGCTGGCCTTTTACCCCAAGTCATGATCTCATCACAACTCTGCGGCCAGTGGGGCACTACGGGCCCAGAGAGAGGTAAGTTGTAATCCAATTTTAAAGAacctcggacttctcctttaactgtatgtgctcctgataAGGAGAGCAAGCTTCAGCACCCAGCGGCACTTACCCAGGTGCTAGCGCTGGTCCAGGCTGCCATGTGCATCCAGAGCTGTTCAATTCTGGATGGCCCTATAAATGTTGCAAGAGAGTCCTTGAAGATCTTTTCCTCTCCTGACGTGACAGTTTTCTTTGCCAGGATTAGGAACACATGCTTGAAGTAAAATAGTCCTGTCTGCATAGATTGAAGGCACTGCCCCGTCCAGCCAAGGCTAAATACAAAGCTCCACCCCTCTGGGGAGAGAGGGCTGGACTTTGCTGTGAGACCCCTCCCTCAAAGCTGACTTCTATGAAGCTGCCTGTGGGAAGATCATGTGACCAGAATCTTTACTTCCTTAACATGTGATTTACAAGTGTGGCACATAAAAAGCAGTTTTAACCCTTGTAAGACCATTATACTACAATGTAtactgtttaaagggaaactatcagcaggttagacaaatttaaccaGCTGATCGCTCCCTATAGTGCATGAGGCcctgaggatgagggtatgtatcttaccttcatccttggcgctgtttccgtgcagttttaatgtattgTTCCATACGGTAAGGCCATTTgtagcactgccccgcccccatagtgccaatctagccagctccattgataatcattagcaGAAGCGGGCCGGTCGGGGATGGATTGACATTCTGGGGatgggacagtgctcctaaccaCTTTACCGTACGGAGCGCTACATTaaaactgtactgacacagtgctgaggatgaaggtaagagacatgcctttatcctcagcaccatGTGCtatatagggagctatcagcaggttagattcatctactACAATTTACTGGGTCAGTAGAATTTATATGCACCAGTGAGCGCCATAGTACTTACCCAATACATAAATCTTGGTGCCTCGGAGATAGGACGTGGCACCATAGCGAGGTGTTGGCATTGGGGCAAAATAGACCCAAAtatcttttaacatgtcaaatTGCTGAAGGAAACAGTGCGGTCGCAAATCTGAGCCCATTCCTCCAGCGGCATAAACCCTGCAATCTATAAAGGGATGAAAACCATAAAAGATATATTAGGTATGTTTTTTCATGAGATATGCAAAAGGGGCATTATGGTTAAAGCAGATGTACCACTTCTCTACATCAAAAATTTCCTTTTTGTACTTGACGGCCATTTCAGAAATGGACAACGCCATCAAGATCTACCCGCTGGTGCTGACcaggtcatgtaaaaaaaaaattatacatggaattacattcactttaaaataatTTAGGATAGGAAATAAATGTCAGATTGCTGGTTATCCAATTAGGTAAAATTTATGATGAATCACCCTCCCCTCCTGaaaactaacaattctttccatacatgttatcactttatctgtctccttccctcagttctgagctgctgctttctgctgaagacacagaaactaTGTAATAGCAGAGACAACTCAGCAGCTCTCACAcagtttctgtgtctttagcagaaagcagcagctcagaactgagggacaGAAAAGGAAATGacgtgtatggaatgaattgttagtctccaggaggggagaATGATTCATGATATACTTTACCTaactggaaatcccctttaagttcCAATAAAATACACAGATTTGTAAGCCTGTGGGATATGCTTCATTACCACTCTAATAATCATTAAGAAAGTACATGTTACTTGGTTCAAATTATaaacataaagaaataaatatatatatatatatatatatatatatatatatatatatcttatatattctattatagtatatattatatgccattctacagtcatggccaaaagttttgagaatgatacaaatattaatttttacaaagtctactgcttcagtttttaaaatggcaatttgcatatactccagaatgttatacaaagtgatcagcttaacagcaattacttgaaaagtcaatatttgcctagaaaatgaactttatcccccaaaagacatttcaacatcattgcggccctgccttaaaaggaccagctaacattgtttcagtgattgctccattaacacaggtgtgggtgttgatgaggacaaggctggagatcaatctgtcatgattaagcaagaatgacaccactgaacactttaaaaggaggctggtgcttggcatcattgtttctcctttgttaaccatggttatctctaaggaaacacgtgcagtcatcattgcactgcacaaaaatgtcctaacagggaagagtatcgcagctagaaagattgcacctcagtcaacaatctatcgcatcatcaagaacttcaaggagagagaagttccattgttgccaaaaaggctccagggcgcccaagaaagaccagcaagcgccaggacgtctcttaaaagtgtttcagctgcgggatggggctaccagcagtgcagagcctgctcaggaatggcagcaggcaggtgtgagggcatctgcacgcactgtgaggcagagcctcttggagcaaggcctggtctcaaggaggacaGCAAagcagccacttctctccagaaaaaacatcagggacagattgatattctgcaaaaggtacagggagtggactggtgaggactggggtaaagtcattttctctgatgaatcccctttccgattgtttgggacatctggaaaacagcttattgggagaagacgaggtgagtgctacctccagtcttgtctcatgccaactgtaaagcatcctgaaaccattcatgtgtggggttgcttctcagccaagggaatcggctttcTCACAGTCTTggctaaaaacacagccatgaataaagaatggtaccagaatatcctcaaagagcaacttctcccaaccgtccaagagcagtttggccatcaacaatgctttttccagcatgatggagcaccttgccataaagcaaaggtggtaactaaatggctcagggaacaaaacatagagattttgggtccatggcctgaaaactccccagatcttaatcccattgagaacttgtggtcaatcatcaagagacgggtggacaaacaagaaccaacaaattctgacaaaatgcaagcattgattgtgcaagaatggacggctatcagtcaggatttggtccagaagttgattgagagcatgccagggagaattgcagaggtcctggagaagaagggtcaacataatatgattgcaataatatttctgtatgtgattaaaacatctgacaaacacacataaaaaccagagggcagaagatcatgtaaaaatataatatttgtgtcattctcaaaacttttggccatgactgtatattcgTTCCACTTTagccttagggggcattcacatgttccatgattACGGTCCTTGCGGATCAGAATGCGGAACctttggcatcatgtatcattgtgATGCCGGGAATTCTGAAACCGTTTAactctttgtgctactgtactgatggGAGTTTAGCATTTCGCTCAATAGCCTATCTATCGTAATCATGGAATGTGTGAACGCCGCCTTAGACCACAATGTACAATAATAGTTACCTCGAGCAGTGATGGATATGCCCATGGCCGGCTCCCGTAAAGAGCTCTTTTTCTTCCACTTGCCCTCGTCAATGTTGTAGACCTCCACTACCTTCAGAGGTGTCTGGTTTTCCCCCACTCCACCAACCACCATGATTCTCTTGCCCAAAGAAACCACCGCAACTCCAGCTCTAGCAGAAGGCATGGGTGCCAGGCTAGTCCAACGGTTAGCCTCAGGCGAAAACACCTCAAAAGTATTCATTGGGTTTCCGGCATCATCACATCCTCCAATAGTGAAGATTTGTCCTCCAGCTTCTACCAATGAACAGTATACTCGTGGACTGGAGAGCGGTGCTAAGGATTGCCACTGGAAGTCTTTGGCAAGTGGTACCTCCATGTTGGATCAATGCAGCAGCAGACATACATCTGTCCGTTCAACAGCTGGCTCCTTGTATGCAAAAGAAGAAGAGGATAATAGAAGGTGATGTATTCGTACCTGTCTACAGCCACTATATATTGTATGGCTTTTTGGATTTATTATGCATTGTAGTTGCGTCATGTTTATGTTTATGTTGTTCTATGAGGTTTGGCTGAAGCAGAAGATATTCAGTCCTGAGTTTATGAGCAGCGCAGTTTGCATATTCTAAATTATGAGCATTTCTGCAGATGCACTGCAGATGTACGCTGCGTAATTGAGAGTAATTCTGCTGATCACTTCCATTTCCCATTAGAATATGCTGAACACACTTTTCATACGTCCCATAACATCCAAATCTGAAAACATTGAAAAACTCAATATTTAACGTCCACAGTGAAAGGAGGTAGAGAATCCCCATCCGGACAAGCTGCGAGATGAAAGCCATTTACCTTAAGGCTACAGCCACACATATGTAATCCCCGGCCGATTTCCATGCTGCAGATTTCACGCGGTGGATTTTATTTGTTAATATTGATTAAAtctacagcatgaaatctgcattGGATTAAGGACTTGTTACTG includes:
- the KLHDC8A gene encoding kelch domain-containing protein 8A → MEVPLAKDFQWQSLAPLSSPRVYCSLVEAGGQIFTIGGCDDAGNPMNTFEVFSPEANRWTSLAPMPSARAGVAVVSLGKRIMVVGGVGENQTPLKVVEVYNIDEGKWKKKSSLREPAMGISITARDCRVYAAGGMGSDLRPHCFLQQFDMLKDIWVYFAPMPTPRYGATSYLRGTKIYVLGGRQSKYAVNAFEVFDTESRSWIKFPNIPNKRAYSRYVVSEGSLYSLGGLRQGGTYRRPKFTKTVDIFDMEQGGWMKTDRSCFLRKRRADFVAGAIHGRVVVAGGLGNQPSVLETAEIFHPLKNRWETISPMPNPRCACATIVLKNRLYAIGGVNQGPTSAVDMLSLVDS